A genomic segment from Arcobacter sp. CECT 8986 encodes:
- a CDS encoding acyl-CoA thioesterase — protein sequence MNNNVKREKSLTMTMLMTPEKANFTGKNVHGGEILKMLDQVAYACASKYTGYHAVTLSVDMVLFKNPIKVGSLVTFHASVNYTGRTSMEIGIKVISEDTRDNSIKNTNVCYFTMVAVDEDGNVMKVPQIELVTEDDKRRYNDAIKRKEIRMMSTKSK from the coding sequence ATGAATAATAATGTTAAAAGAGAAAAATCTTTAACAATGACTATGTTAATGACTCCTGAAAAAGCAAATTTTACAGGGAAAAATGTACATGGTGGTGAAATATTAAAAATGCTAGACCAAGTAGCATATGCTTGTGCTTCTAAATATACAGGATATCATGCTGTAACACTTTCTGTTGATATGGTATTATTTAAAAATCCTATTAAAGTTGGTTCACTTGTTACTTTTCATGCAAGTGTAAATTATACAGGAAGAACTTCTATGGAAATAGGAATAAAAGTAATTTCAGAAGATACAAGAGATAACTCTATTAAAAATACAAATGTTTGTTACTTTACAATGGTTGCAGTTGATGAGGATGGGAATGTAATGAAAGTTCCACAAATTGAACTTGTAACAGAAGATGATAAACGAAGATATAATGATGCAATAAAAAGAAAAGAGATAAGAATGATGTCTACTAAAAGTAAGTAG
- a CDS encoding acyl-CoA thioesterase yields the protein MKKKRRELPTKIKLSMLMTPSMANFSGVNVHGGEILKLLDQVAYACAAQYCKTYVVTLSSDLVLFKSPIKVGSLVTFKAKINYTGTTSMEIGIKVVSTDVKTKEKSHTNTCYFTMISVDENMKPKPVPKYTPITQKEKKRYQEAIKRRKFRESLQKKS from the coding sequence ATGAAGAAAAAAAGAAGAGAATTACCAACAAAAATTAAACTTTCAATGCTAATGACTCCATCAATGGCTAACTTCTCGGGAGTTAATGTACATGGTGGAGAGATATTAAAACTTTTAGACCAAGTGGCATATGCTTGTGCTGCACAATATTGTAAAACTTATGTTGTAACTCTCTCTTCTGATTTGGTACTTTTTAAAAGTCCAATTAAAGTTGGTTCACTCGTGACTTTCAAAGCAAAAATAAACTATACAGGAACTACATCTATGGAAATAGGAATTAAAGTAGTTTCAACAGATGTAAAAACAAAAGAAAAATCTCATACAAATACTTGCTATTTTACAATGATTTCAGTTGATGAAAATATGAAACCAAAACCAGTGCCTAAATATACTCCTATAACACAAAAAGAGAAAAAGAGATATCAAGAAGCAATAAAAAGAAGAAAGTTTAGAGAAAGCTTACAAAAAAAAAGTTAA
- a CDS encoding ABC-F family ATP-binding cassette domain-containing protein, giving the protein MVQIVNLKKAFGARVLFQDINLKFDTGKRYGLIGANGAGKTTFLKILSGQEDATEGEVQIQNGKKVGVLSQNQFAYEEYSIFDTVLLGNKRLYDAIKEKEKLYMSEEFTDEVNQRLGELEIISVEEDPTYEYDVKITRILEDLGFPASQHQDLMSSLTGGDKFKVLLAQVLYPKPDILFLDEPTNNLDIETIGWLENQLQHHDGTMVVISHDRHFLNAVCTHILDVDYKQIREFTGNYDDWYIASTVIAKQQAADRDKKLKEKDELEKFIARFSANASKAKQATSRQKQLDKLDISSIQLSSRRDPSIIFKQKREVGKELLSVKNISKSYDEHVVLKDISFTVEKDDKIALIGPNGIGKTTLCEIIVENLKPDSGEIHWGATIQNGYFPQNATDIIKGDVTLYDWLRNFDKEADINEIRNCLGRMLFNGQEQEKKVESCSGGEKHRMWLSKIMLEQPNFMVLDEPTNHLDLEAIIALGEALHEYPGSVICVSHDRELLDAYANRIFAIQPDGTILDFKGTYEEYIEFKQNNA; this is encoded by the coding sequence ATGGTACAAATAGTTAATTTGAAGAAAGCTTTTGGAGCAAGAGTTTTATTTCAAGATATAAATTTAAAATTTGATACAGGGAAAAGATATGGACTTATCGGTGCAAATGGTGCTGGTAAAACAACTTTCCTTAAAATTCTTTCTGGACAAGAAGATGCAACAGAAGGTGAAGTACAAATTCAAAATGGTAAAAAAGTAGGGGTTCTTTCACAAAATCAATTTGCATATGAAGAATACTCTATTTTTGATACAGTACTTTTAGGTAACAAAAGACTTTATGATGCAATAAAAGAGAAAGAAAAACTTTATATGAGTGAAGAGTTTACTGATGAAGTAAACCAAAGACTAGGTGAATTAGAAATAATTAGTGTTGAAGAAGACCCAACATATGAATATGATGTTAAAATTACTAGAATATTAGAAGATTTAGGTTTCCCAGCTTCTCAACACCAAGATTTAATGAGTTCTTTAACGGGTGGAGATAAATTTAAAGTTTTATTAGCACAAGTATTATATCCAAAACCTGATATTTTATTTCTAGATGAGCCTACAAATAACCTTGACATTGAAACAATTGGTTGGTTAGAAAATCAACTTCAACACCACGATGGTACTATGGTTGTTATCTCTCACGATAGACACTTCTTAAATGCAGTATGTACTCATATTTTAGATGTTGATTATAAACAAATTAGAGAGTTTACTGGTAATTATGATGATTGGTATATCGCATCAACTGTTATTGCAAAACAACAAGCAGCTGATAGAGATAAGAAATTAAAAGAAAAAGATGAGTTAGAAAAATTCATCGCTAGATTTAGTGCAAATGCATCAAAAGCAAAACAAGCAACTTCAAGACAAAAACAACTTGATAAATTAGATATTAGTTCTATTCAATTATCAAGTAGAAGAGACCCTTCTATTATTTTTAAACAAAAAAGAGAAGTTGGTAAAGAGCTTTTAAGTGTAAAAAATATCTCTAAATCTTATGATGAGCATGTTGTATTAAAAGATATCTCTTTTACAGTTGAAAAAGATGACAAAATTGCACTTATTGGACCAAATGGTATTGGTAAAACTACTTTATGTGAGATTATTGTAGAAAATCTGAAACCAGATAGTGGAGAAATTCACTGGGGTGCAACTATTCAAAATGGATATTTTCCACAAAATGCTACTGATATTATTAAAGGTGATGTAACTTTATATGATTGGTTAAGAAACTTTGATAAAGAAGCAGATATTAATGAAATTAGAAACTGTTTAGGAAGAATGTTATTTAACGGTCAAGAGCAAGAGAAAAAAGTTGAGTCTTGTTCTGGGGGTGAAAAACATAGAATGTGGCTTTCAAAAATAATGTTAGAGCAACCTAACTTTATGGTATTAGATGAGCCTACAAACCACTTAGACTTAGAAGCAATTATTGCTTTAGGTGAAGCATTACATGAGTATCCAGGTTCTGTAATTTGTGTATCACACGATAGGGAATTATTAGATGCTTATGCAAATAGAATTTTTGCAATTCAACCAGATGGAACAATTTTAGATTTCAAAGGTACTTATGAAGAGTACATTGAATTTAAACAAAACAATGCATAA
- a CDS encoding response regulator, with protein MKNLSIKIKLFILSIFSLIFLSTILGVISIKEAENTLIEQKYKALTATRDSKVRQLQELFKLYTKQVNLLSDTPFVKNLTVEFENLHKQIGYDKFEKFPIDNKKIKQALPKWDSFYKDYTNTYPFSDVILVSKYGHVFYTYKKLSDYGENLATGTLTDSTLGKIWKEVKDTRKIVYSDVHKYAPNDYGPAMFLASPIYIDGEFKAVVVLKLKLSSIEDIMNFRAGYATTHEDYLVGKDHLMRSNSFLAPTTHSLEASLKNPKVGFINTLPVEEAFKGFTDTKTNIDFRGKEVLSSYTHFNINKNLSWAVVSQVDLKEVLKTPEELKRTLLIISLITLLVVSLILYLVIQKYIINSLNKFQDGLLTFFKFLNRESDEVKLLEINSKDEIGLMSKAVNKGIVRTQENIKKVEIETWIKDGVNQLNQILINLKDLKAVTDESINFISNYVNAGVAVLYIYNENDKKLREYSSFAHVRRDELSNEFDLKEGIIGQVAFQKKPILLTNIKKDESLITTGTTTQSSFNTYTFPLIYNKEIFGVIEIGSFTSFDKKILDFFDNINRTICIAISSAIKNKKVKELLEETKKANAELEINQIKLEEANANMEEQQQQLEEANANLEEQQQQLEEANANMEEQQQQLKISEQNLKEQNRLLEDTKKEIEQKAKELEQSGKYKSEFLANMSHELRTPLNSIILLSSLLQKNSKKTLSDDDIKKAKTIFESGNELLRLINDILDLSKVESGKMELIVDKFNSIDLLEQMKEIFNYTAIEKGIKLEIEDTYNAPIYNDKDRISQIIRNLISNSLKFTKNGTITLSIAPSKDLTKDFCISVQDTGIGIPEDKQELIFKAFTQADGSTSRQYGGTGLGLSISRELSKLLGGYISLESKENKGSKFSIDLPNLNKSDEHHIEEDIEEKSNFVSKPSLSFEEQEEIVVDDRKHLDNTKEAFLIIDDDEVFSSIVYEEIKKSGNYGLIALNASTGLELVKKYNIKGIMLDLTLPDMDGIEVLKELKSKQATKNIPVHIISSKDKNSETLKLGAIGYLQKPVLDGDINNVINSIENINKKEIKDLLIVEDNDIQKEALIELIGTDDVKITAVNSAQDAIDELKTEKYDTVVVDLSLMDGTGQEVCEFIKNKHPKLPIIIYTAKDLTKEEKVRLQEYSNSIIVKTANSNERILNEINLFLHREEEKEETKEIFKDVDLSDKKVLIVDDDIKNIFVLDAALKEFNATTFTAFNGQEALDFLDKNQVDLVLMDIMMPVMDGYEAMEKIRENEKIKNIPIIAVTAKAMKDDREKCIKLGADDYLSKPIDINILANLIKLWSNKKHK; from the coding sequence ATGAAAAACTTATCAATCAAAATTAAACTTTTTATACTCTCAATATTTTCTTTGATTTTTCTATCAACAATTTTAGGTGTTATTTCTATAAAAGAAGCAGAAAACACTCTAATTGAACAAAAATACAAAGCATTAACAGCAACAAGAGATTCAAAAGTTAGACAATTACAAGAACTTTTTAAATTATATACAAAGCAAGTAAATCTTCTTTCGGATACACCATTTGTTAAAAATTTAACTGTTGAATTTGAAAATTTACATAAACAAATAGGCTATGATAAATTTGAGAAGTTTCCAATTGATAACAAAAAGATAAAACAAGCACTTCCAAAATGGGATAGTTTTTATAAAGACTATACAAATACTTATCCATTTAGTGATGTTATTTTAGTTTCTAAATATGGACATGTATTTTATACATATAAAAAATTATCTGATTATGGAGAAAATCTAGCAACAGGTACACTTACAGATTCAACATTGGGTAAAATCTGGAAAGAAGTAAAAGATACAAGAAAAATTGTATATAGTGATGTGCATAAATATGCTCCAAATGATTATGGTCCTGCAATGTTTTTAGCTTCACCTATTTATATAGATGGAGAGTTTAAAGCAGTTGTTGTTTTAAAACTAAAATTAAGTAGTATTGAAGATATTATGAATTTTAGAGCAGGATATGCAACAACACATGAAGATTATTTAGTAGGAAAAGATCACTTAATGAGAAGTAATAGTTTTCTAGCACCTACAACTCACTCACTTGAAGCTTCACTTAAAAATCCTAAAGTTGGATTTATAAATACTCTTCCAGTAGAAGAAGCATTTAAAGGTTTTACTGATACAAAAACAAATATTGATTTTAGAGGTAAAGAAGTTCTATCTTCATACACACATTTTAATATCAATAAAAACTTATCTTGGGCAGTTGTATCTCAAGTTGATTTAAAGGAAGTTTTAAAAACACCAGAAGAGTTAAAAAGAACATTATTAATTATAAGTTTAATTACTTTATTGGTTGTATCTTTAATTCTTTATTTGGTTATTCAAAAATATATAATTAACTCTTTGAATAAATTTCAAGATGGATTACTAACATTCTTTAAATTCTTAAATAGAGAATCAGATGAAGTAAAACTTTTAGAGATTAATTCAAAAGATGAAATTGGATTGATGAGTAAAGCCGTAAACAAAGGGATTGTTAGAACGCAAGAAAATATAAAAAAAGTAGAAATAGAGACTTGGATAAAAGATGGGGTTAATCAACTAAATCAAATTCTAATCAATTTAAAAGATTTAAAAGCTGTTACTGATGAATCTATAAACTTTATAAGTAATTATGTAAATGCAGGTGTTGCAGTACTTTATATTTATAATGAAAATGATAAAAAGTTAAGAGAATACTCTAGTTTTGCCCATGTAAGAAGAGATGAGCTATCAAATGAATTTGACTTAAAAGAGGGGATTATTGGTCAAGTTGCATTTCAAAAAAAACCAATACTTTTAACAAATATTAAAAAAGATGAATCTTTAATAACAACAGGAACAACAACACAAAGTTCTTTTAATACATATACTTTCCCTCTTATTTATAATAAAGAGATATTTGGTGTTATTGAAATTGGTTCATTTACTTCTTTTGACAAAAAGATATTAGATTTCTTTGATAATATTAATAGAACTATTTGTATTGCAATATCAAGTGCAATTAAAAACAAAAAAGTAAAAGAGCTTTTAGAAGAGACAAAAAAAGCAAATGCAGAACTAGAAATCAACCAAATAAAACTAGAAGAAGCAAATGCTAATATGGAAGAGCAACAGCAACAACTAGAAGAAGCAAATGCTAACTTAGAAGAGCAACAACAGCAATTAGAAGAAGCAAATGCTAATATGGAAGAGCAACAACAACAATTAAAAATCTCAGAACAAAATCTAAAAGAACAAAACAGACTTTTAGAAGATACAAAAAAAGAGATTGAACAAAAAGCAAAAGAGTTAGAGCAATCAGGAAAATATAAATCTGAATTTTTAGCAAATATGTCACATGAATTAAGAACACCATTAAATTCAATAATATTATTATCTTCTCTACTTCAAAAAAATAGCAAAAAAACTTTAAGTGATGATGATATTAAAAAAGCCAAAACTATATTTGAATCTGGAAATGAGTTATTAAGACTAATAAATGATATTTTAGATTTATCAAAAGTAGAATCAGGGAAAATGGAACTAATAGTTGATAAATTTAATAGTATTGATTTATTAGAACAAATGAAAGAGATTTTTAACTACACAGCAATTGAAAAAGGCATTAAACTTGAAATAGAAGACACTTATAATGCGCCAATTTATAATGATAAAGATAGAATCTCACAAATCATTAGAAATCTTATTTCTAACTCATTAAAATTTACAAAAAATGGAACTATTACTTTAAGTATAGCTCCTTCTAAAGATTTGACAAAAGATTTTTGTATAAGTGTTCAAGATACTGGAATTGGAATACCAGAAGATAAACAAGAACTTATTTTCAAAGCATTTACTCAAGCTGATGGAAGTACAAGTAGACAATATGGTGGAACTGGACTTGGATTATCTATTTCAAGAGAGTTAAGTAAACTTCTTGGTGGATATATCTCTTTAGAATCTAAAGAGAATAAAGGTAGTAAATTTAGTATTGATTTACCTAATTTAAATAAAAGTGATGAACATCACATAGAAGAAGATATAGAAGAAAAAAGTAATTTTGTAAGTAAACCTTCTTTATCATTTGAAGAGCAAGAAGAGATAGTAGTTGATGATAGAAAACATTTAGATAATACAAAAGAAGCATTTTTAATTATTGATGATGATGAAGTATTCTCTTCAATTGTATATGAAGAGATTAAAAAAAGTGGTAACTATGGACTTATTGCACTTAATGCATCAACAGGATTAGAACTGGTTAAAAAATATAATATAAAAGGTATTATGCTTGATTTAACTCTTCCTGATATGGATGGTATCGAAGTATTAAAAGAGTTAAAATCAAAACAAGCAACAAAAAATATTCCTGTACATATTATCTCTTCAAAAGATAAAAATAGCGAAACATTAAAACTTGGTGCAATTGGTTATTTACAAAAACCTGTTTTAGATGGTGATATTAATAATGTTATTAATTCAATAGAAAATATCAACAAAAAAGAGATAAAAGACTTACTTATTGTAGAAGACAATGATATACAAAAAGAAGCACTAATAGAGCTAATTGGTACAGATGATGTTAAAATCACTGCTGTAAATAGTGCACAAGATGCAATAGATGAATTAAAAACAGAGAAGTATGATACAGTTGTAGTTGATTTAAGTTTGATGGATGGAACAGGTCAAGAAGTATGTGAATTTATAAAAAATAAACATCCAAAACTTCCTATTATTATCTATACTGCAAAAGATTTAACAAAAGAAGAGAAAGTTAGACTTCAAGAGTATAGTAATAGTATTATTGTAAAAACAGCAAATTCAAATGAAAGAATACTAAATGAAATAAATCTTTTCTTACATAGAGAAGAAGAGAAAGAAGAGACAAAAGAGATATTTAAAGATGTAGATTTAAGTGATAAAAAAGTCTTAATTGT